A genomic segment from Arcobacter acticola encodes:
- a CDS encoding IS630 family transposase, which yields MNYSSKKAQILNVLSWSAKDWIDTYYFDESGFSLDSNIPYYWSPIGKPVEIPSNRFAKRINVLGFLNTKNNHLFSKTTITKVDTQVVIDFFNDFVNQITKTTVVILDNASIHTSKLFKAEIEKWEKLGLQLLFLPPYSPELNKIEILWKHMKYHYHKLEAYLSFDNLHKHVKNLLAGFGTNYDINFK from the coding sequence ATGAATTATTCTTCCAAAAAAGCTCAAATACTTAATGTTTTAAGCTGGTCTGCTAAAGATTGGATTGATACATATTATTTTGATGAGAGTGGTTTTTCACTTGATTCAAATATCCCTTATTATTGGTCACCAATAGGTAAGCCAGTAGAAATTCCATCAAATAGATTTGCAAAAAGAATAAATGTTTTAGGGTTTTTAAATACAAAGAATAATCATCTCTTTTCGAAAACTACAATAACAAAAGTAGATACACAAGTTGTTATAGATTTCTTTAATGATTTTGTAAATCAGATTACAAAAACTACTGTTGTCATACTTGATAATGCATCTATTCACACAAGTAAGCTTTTTAAAGCAGAGATAGAAAAGTGGGAGAAGCTTGGACTACAATTATTATTTTTACCACCATATTCACCTGAACTAAATAAAATAGAAATATTGTGGAAACATATGAAATATCACTATCATAAACTAGAAGCTTATTTATCATTTGATAATTTACATAAACATGTTAAAAATTTATTAGCTGGCTTTGGAACTAATTATGACATTAATTTTAAGTAG
- a CDS encoding helix-turn-helix domain-containing protein produces the protein MRYISNLNNKTVKELEKIVKNGNSLQLRQRAKSILLSNEGITVKEICKIFNKSTRTVYRWFDRFKEEQIENLSDEIGRGRKPALNENDIDKVKKLIETNSIKETCIALNKESKRVKKVSPQILKRYLKKYTI, from the coding sequence ATGAGATATATAAGTAATTTAAATAATAAAACAGTAAAAGAATTAGAAAAAATAGTAAAAAATGGTAATTCATTGCAATTAAGACAAAGAGCTAAATCTATACTTTTAAGTAATGAAGGTATAACAGTAAAAGAGATATGCAAAATATTCAATAAGTCAACAAGAACAGTTTATAGATGGTTTGATAGATTCAAAGAAGAACAAATAGAAAATTTATCTGATGAAATTGGTCGTGGTAGAAAACCAGCACTAAATGAAAATGATATTGATAAAGTAAAAAAACTTATTGAAACAAATAGTATCAAAGAGACTTGTATAGCTCTTAATAAAGAGTCAAAAAGAGTTAAAAAAGTATCACCTCAAATCTTAAAAAGATATTTAAAAAAATATACAATATAG
- a CDS encoding CBS domain-containing protein, whose product MALQKLISNVIDSIEHNITLQEVLDSMINNKTKHFVLLDNKKPVGIITERDK is encoded by the coding sequence ATGGCCTTACAAAAACTAATATCAAATGTTATTGATTCAATAGAACATAATATTACCCTACAAGAAGTTTTAGATTCAATGATAAATAACAAAACTAAACATTTTGTTTTATTAGACAATAAAAAACCTGTAGGAATTATTACAGAAAGAGATAAGTAA
- a CDS encoding shikimate kinase, whose amino-acid sequence MRKNNIILIGFMGVGKGTVARALVKKSNMFAIDTDDLIESMENRKIKKIFEIEGEPYFRALEKKTALWLQKSVNNTIISTGGGFYKQENINKIGKVVYLKSSFQGILDRINEAPNAENKLKKRPLLQNMEEAIKLYNSRAKEYEKVAKIVVDVENKDIKDIVKEILGQI is encoded by the coding sequence ATGAGAAAGAACAATATAATATTAATAGGTTTTATGGGTGTTGGTAAAGGGACAGTTGCGCGTGCATTAGTGAAAAAATCTAATATGTTTGCAATTGATACTGATGATTTAATAGAGAGTATGGAAAACAGAAAAATCAAAAAAATTTTTGAAATTGAAGGTGAACCATATTTTAGAGCATTAGAAAAGAAAACTGCTTTATGGTTGCAAAAAAGTGTAAATAACACGATTATTTCAACAGGTGGTGGATTTTATAAGCAAGAAAATATAAACAAAATAGGAAAGGTTGTTTATCTAAAATCATCATTTCAAGGTATATTGGACAGAATAAATGAAGCACCAAATGCAGAAAATAAATTAAAAAAAAGACCACTTTTACAAAATATGGAAGAAGCAATTAAACTTTATAATTCAAGAGCAAAAGAGTATGAAAAAGTTGCAAAAATAGTTGTTGATGTTGAAAATAAAGATATAAAAGATATTGTAAAAGAGATTTTAGGACAAATATAA
- the hisD gene encoding histidinol dehydrogenase, with protein MKIINTKDNNFEEEFEAILARAKSDIKGVSSIVMNIIDEIVVEGNTALKRHIQKFDKWEVKSDEDLMINPDDMKKAYENIDEKLRAALHTAYDRIKNYHEKQLPKSWLDFESNGTILGQKVSAVDRAGLYIPGGKAAYPSSLLMNAIPAIVAGVKEIVVCTPTPDNEVNELLLAACHLCGIKKAYKVGGASAIAAMAYGTQTIPKVDVITGPGNIFVATAKKLVFGEVNIDMIAGPSEIGILADETAKPHYLAIDLLSQAEHDEMASSIMITTCEEVALKTSDEVENYLKTLSRETIARKSIEDRGAIIVASSMEEAIDLMNEIAPEHLEVMTQNAFELLPYIKHAGAIFLGENTPEPIGDYLAGPNHTLPTGSTAKFYSPLNVENFMKKSSIINFSKNAINELGEACALLADTEGLTAHAKAVRVRLENK; from the coding sequence ATGAAAATTATAAATACAAAAGATAACAATTTTGAAGAAGAGTTTGAAGCAATTTTAGCCCGAGCTAAAAGTGATATTAAAGGTGTTTCATCAATTGTTATGAATATTATTGATGAAATAGTTGTTGAGGGAAATACAGCTTTAAAAAGACATATCCAAAAGTTTGATAAATGGGAAGTTAAATCAGATGAAGATTTAATGATAAATCCAGATGATATGAAAAAAGCTTATGAAAATATTGATGAAAAATTAAGAGCTGCACTTCATACAGCATACGATAGAATTAAAAATTACCACGAAAAACAACTTCCAAAGTCTTGGTTAGATTTTGAATCAAATGGAACTATTTTAGGTCAAAAAGTAAGTGCAGTTGACAGAGCGGGACTTTATATTCCTGGTGGAAAAGCTGCATATCCAAGCTCACTTTTAATGAATGCAATTCCTGCAATCGTAGCTGGTGTTAAAGAGATAGTTGTTTGTACTCCAACTCCTGATAATGAAGTAAATGAACTTTTACTTGCAGCTTGTCACTTATGCGGAATCAAAAAAGCTTATAAAGTTGGAGGGGCTTCTGCAATTGCTGCGATGGCTTATGGAACACAAACTATTCCAAAAGTTGATGTGATTACAGGTCCCGGAAATATTTTTGTAGCAACTGCTAAAAAACTTGTTTTTGGTGAAGTAAATATTGATATGATTGCAGGTCCAAGTGAAATTGGAATTCTTGCAGATGAAACAGCAAAACCTCACTATTTAGCTATTGATTTATTATCTCAAGCAGAACATGATGAGATGGCTAGTTCGATTATGATTACAACTTGTGAAGAAGTTGCTTTAAAAACAAGTGATGAGGTAGAAAACTATTTAAAAACATTAAGTAGAGAAACGATTGCTAGAAAATCTATTGAAGATAGAGGTGCAATTATTGTGGCCTCTTCAATGGAAGAAGCAATAGATTTAATGAATGAAATTGCTCCTGAACACTTAGAAGTAATGACACAAAATGCTTTTGAATTATTACCATATATCAAACACGCAGGTGCAATTTTCTTAGGTGAAAATACTCCTGAACCAATTGGTGATTATTTAGCAGGACCAAATCATACCCTTCCAACAGGAAGTACAGCTAAGTTTTATAGTCCATTAAATGTAGAAAATTTTATGAAAAAAAGCTCAATAATTAATTTCTCAAAAAATGCTATAAATGAGCTTGGTGAAGCATGTGCTTTACTTGCAGATACAGAAGGTTTAACAGCTCACGCTAAAGCTGTTAGAGTAAGACTTGAAAATAAATAA
- a CDS encoding DUF2018 family protein, translating to MSTFKDWFEEDEDDIFMGSPKSKFFDVSREASKDIVEEEIDKIIEKLAVLEMIISKDKDEDFDINQYIKDYTLDNMSEVKAMKKGLYVEFTGEIICRLDS from the coding sequence ATGTCAACATTTAAAGACTGGTTTGAAGAAGATGAAGATGATATTTTTATGGGAAGCCCAAAATCAAAATTTTTTGATGTAAGCAGAGAAGCTTCAAAAGATATCGTTGAAGAAGAAATAGATAAAATTATTGAGAAATTAGCTGTTTTAGAAATGATTATTAGTAAAGATAAAGATGAAGACTTTGATATCAATCAATACATTAAGGACTATACTTTAGATAATATGTCAGAAGTAAAAGCTATGAAAAAAGGTTTGTATGTAGAATTTACAGGTGAAATTATTTGTAGATTAGACTCATAA
- a CDS encoding polyprenyl synthetase family protein, with product MEELEKVKNQIRAFVEVCNHKKSLDLLDKLATGKMLRSKLILKIAGVSDESIKLCAIVEMIHAASLLHDDVIDEANTRRGKPSVNALFDNKTAIMFGDILYSRAFTELTLMDKRVAYTISNSVTQLSIGEMLDVDLANTFNTSYDKYLDMIYKKTGSLIEAAAKAAAILAGLDENKYALYGKNLGVAFQMIDDILDITQDSQTLGKPAMLDFVEGKVTIPYLLLHERLENKTKLEALYKKELSAEESLWIKEQMNITKALEDSITQAKEIGNIAINAVKDEKDSETLVFIMKAMIEREF from the coding sequence GTGGAAGAATTAGAAAAAGTTAAAAATCAAATAAGAGCGTTCGTTGAAGTTTGTAATCATAAAAAAAGTTTAGATTTACTTGATAAATTAGCAACAGGAAAAATGTTGCGTTCTAAACTTATTTTAAAAATCGCAGGTGTATCTGATGAAAGTATTAAACTTTGTGCAATTGTTGAAATGATTCATGCAGCATCACTTTTACATGATGATGTAATAGATGAAGCAAATACAAGAAGAGGAAAACCTTCTGTTAATGCCTTATTTGATAATAAAACAGCCATAATGTTTGGTGATATTTTATACTCAAGAGCGTTTACAGAATTAACTTTAATGGATAAAAGAGTTGCATATACTATTTCTAACTCTGTAACTCAGTTAAGTATTGGTGAGATGTTAGATGTGGATTTAGCTAATACTTTTAATACTTCTTATGATAAATATCTTGATATGATTTATAAAAAAACTGGCTCTTTAATAGAAGCAGCAGCAAAAGCAGCAGCTATTTTAGCTGGACTTGATGAAAACAAATATGCTTTATATGGAAAAAATCTAGGGGTTGCTTTTCAAATGATTGATGATATTTTAGATATCACTCAAGATTCGCAAACTTTGGGAAAACCTGCAATGTTAGATTTTGTAGAGGGTAAAGTAACCATTCCATATCTTTTACTTCACGAAAGATTAGAAAATAAAACAAAATTAGAAGCTTTATATAAAAAAGAGTTAAGTGCTGAAGAAAGTCTATGGATTAAAGAACAAATGAATATTACGAAAGCTTTAGAAGATTCTATTACTCAAGCTAAGGAAATAGGAAATATCGCTATTAATGCAGTAAAAGATGAAAAAGATAGTGAAACTTTAGTATTTATTATGAAAGCAATGATTGAAAGAGAGTTTTAG
- the hemA gene encoding glutamyl-tRNA reductase yields MSYLVISFSHKNIDIKMREKLAFSSTEDKDRFIRVLLEHECTKEVVLLSTCNRVEIITRSSSIKASARNIIEKLASYSGVDFDVLYERADIYDNDGAVHHLFSVASALDSLVIGETQIVGQLKDAFRFSQAKNYCSSNITRVMHYAFKCAANVRNATSLGTGSVSVASTAVAKAKDIIGNTKGVKALVIGAGEMSELTIKHLISSGFDVVLTSRDIKKAQILASSFEVHVSVEPYSELSNLLAKTPVMITATSAPYPIITKENAPSASIDRYWFDIAVPRDIDEDISLSDLKIYSVDDLQDIVNENMSLRAEQAKTAYGIVSRMSVEFFEWLKSLEIEPIVKHLYVKGEDIIDKKVKNAIKKGFISASDEENIRKLCQTVITEYLHNPSKQLKDISKNMECDIVVGAVQNMFGLASDSNRSNKYRCDHLIKN; encoded by the coding sequence ATGAGTTACTTAGTAATTAGTTTTTCTCATAAAAATATAGATATAAAAATGAGAGAAAAACTAGCTTTTAGTAGTACTGAAGATAAAGATAGATTTATTAGAGTTCTTTTAGAACATGAGTGTACAAAAGAGGTAGTTTTATTATCAACTTGTAATAGAGTTGAAATAATTACTAGATCTTCAAGTATTAAAGCAAGTGCCAGAAATATTATAGAAAAATTAGCTTCTTATTCAGGAGTTGATTTTGATGTGCTATATGAAAGAGCCGATATTTATGATAATGATGGTGCAGTTCATCACTTGTTTTCTGTAGCCTCTGCCCTTGATTCTTTGGTTATTGGGGAAACTCAAATTGTAGGACAATTAAAAGATGCTTTTAGATTTTCACAAGCAAAAAATTATTGTTCTTCAAATATAACAAGAGTTATGCACTATGCGTTTAAATGTGCTGCAAATGTTAGAAATGCAACATCTTTAGGAACAGGATCTGTTTCTGTTGCTTCAACAGCTGTTGCAAAAGCTAAAGATATTATTGGGAATACAAAAGGCGTAAAAGCTTTAGTTATAGGTGCAGGAGAAATGAGTGAGCTTACAATTAAGCATCTTATTTCATCTGGTTTTGATGTTGTATTAACAAGTAGAGATATTAAAAAAGCTCAAATTTTAGCAAGTAGTTTTGAAGTTCATGTAAGTGTTGAACCTTATAGTGAATTATCAAATTTATTAGCAAAAACTCCAGTTATGATAACAGCAACATCAGCTCCATATCCAATTATTACAAAAGAAAATGCACCAAGTGCTTCAATAGATAGATATTGGTTTGATATAGCAGTTCCTAGGGATATTGATGAAGATATTTCTTTAAGTGATTTAAAAATTTATTCTGTTGATGACTTACAAGATATTGTAAATGAAAATATGAGTTTAAGAGCTGAACAAGCCAAAACAGCATATGGAATTGTAAGTCGAATGTCAGTGGAATTTTTTGAGTGGTTAAAGTCATTAGAAATTGAACCGATAGTAAAACATCTTTATGTAAAAGGTGAAGATATTATTGATAAAAAAGTAAAAAATGCAATTAAAAAAGGTTTTATAAGTGCTTCTGATGAAGAAAATATTAGAAAGCTTTGCCAAACAGTTATAACTGAGTATTTACATAATCCTTCTAAACAATTAAAAGATATTTCAAAAAATATGGAATGCGATATTGTTGTTGGAGCTGTTCAAAATATGTTTGGATTAGCAAGTGATTCAAATAGATCAAATAAATATAGATGTGATCATTTAATAAAAAATTAG
- a CDS encoding proline--tRNA ligase: MKFSKMFIPTTKETPNDATLPSHQFLLRAGFISQTGAGIYDYMPLGKIVLDKIRAVVKEEMDNSGANEVQFGFVTPLSLWEESGRATTMGNELLRFKDRKNSDYVLSPTNEEAVVNMVKNRITSYKDLPINLYQIYTKFRDEARPRFGLMRGREFLMKDAYSFHSSTEDLVREFNLMEETYKKVYTRLGLEFRVVEADSGAIGGSGSKEFHVLASSGEDTIVVCDSCDYGANIEAATRKPNAKDKLETIAIEKIETPNCKTIEEVSSFLNADAYYSMKAVIKNAIYENGSKIAVFFVRGIDELEETKACNSIGALELEDANEDDIIKAGLHAGYCGIVDLPKDVLVVVDSELKNDNNLVCGANEENYHLKCVDLTSIEGLKFADLISVKEGDTCACCGGKLSYTKGIEAGHIFQLGTKYSSAMNANFLDSNGKAQAFVMGCYGIGVSRLVAAVIEQNHDEKGCIWTKETAPFTVDIIVSNSKKEEEAQAGENIYNELKQAGVEVILDDRINARFGFKMGDFELIGFPYAVVIGKKLADGFVELVDRKTLEKTDIKIEDITAKILELIK, translated from the coding sequence ATGAAATTTAGCAAAATGTTTATTCCAACAACAAAAGAAACTCCAAATGATGCAACCCTACCATCACATCAATTTTTATTAAGAGCTGGATTTATATCTCAAACAGGTGCTGGAATTTATGATTATATGCCTTTAGGAAAAATAGTTTTAGATAAAATCAGAGCTGTTGTAAAAGAAGAAATGGATAATAGTGGAGCAAATGAAGTTCAATTTGGTTTTGTAACACCACTTTCTTTATGGGAAGAATCTGGACGTGCAACTACGATGGGAAATGAGCTTTTAAGATTTAAAGATAGAAAAAATTCTGATTATGTTTTATCTCCTACAAATGAAGAAGCTGTTGTAAATATGGTTAAAAACAGAATTACTTCATATAAAGATTTGCCTATTAATTTATATCAAATTTATACAAAGTTTAGAGATGAAGCAAGACCTAGATTTGGTTTAATGAGAGGTAGAGAGTTTTTAATGAAAGATGCTTATTCTTTCCATTCATCTACTGAAGATTTAGTTAGAGAATTTAATCTTATGGAAGAAACTTATAAAAAAGTTTATACAAGGTTAGGATTAGAATTTAGAGTTGTTGAAGCTGATAGTGGTGCTATTGGTGGAAGTGGTTCTAAAGAATTTCACGTTTTAGCTTCTAGTGGAGAAGATACAATAGTAGTATGTGATTCATGTGATTATGGAGCTAATATTGAGGCTGCTACTAGAAAGCCAAATGCAAAAGATAAATTAGAAACAATTGCTATTGAAAAAATTGAAACGCCAAATTGTAAAACAATAGAAGAAGTAAGTTCATTTTTAAATGCTGATGCTTATTACTCAATGAAAGCAGTTATAAAAAATGCTATTTATGAAAATGGTTCAAAAATTGCAGTTTTCTTTGTAAGAGGTATTGATGAGTTAGAGGAAACAAAAGCTTGTAATTCTATTGGAGCTTTAGAGCTTGAAGATGCAAATGAAGATGATATTATAAAAGCTGGTTTACATGCTGGTTATTGTGGAATTGTAGATTTACCAAAAGATGTTTTAGTTGTTGTAGATAGTGAATTAAAAAATGATAATAATCTTGTATGTGGAGCAAATGAAGAAAACTATCACTTAAAATGTGTAGATTTAACTTCAATTGAAGGCTTAAAATTTGCAGATTTAATATCTGTAAAAGAGGGTGATACTTGTGCTTGTTGTGGTGGAAAATTATCTTATACAAAAGGAATTGAAGCTGGACATATTTTCCAATTAGGAACTAAATACTCAAGTGCTATGAATGCAAATTTCTTAGACTCAAATGGAAAAGCACAAGCTTTTGTAATGGGATGTTATGGAATTGGAGTTTCAAGATTAGTAGCAGCTGTAATTGAGCAAAATCATGATGAAAAGGGTTGTATCTGGACAAAAGAAACAGCTCCTTTTACTGTAGATATTATTGTTTCAAATTCAAAAAAAGAAGAAGAAGCACAAGCCGGTGAAAATATTTATAATGAATTAAAACAAGCAGGTGTAGAAGTTATTTTAGATGATAGAATAAATGCTAGATTTGGATTTAAAATGGGAGACTTTGAACTTATTGGATTCCCTTATGCTGTTGTTATTGGTAAAAAACTAGCTGATGGATTTGTTGAATTAGTTGATAGAAAAACATTAGAAAAAACGGATATTAAAATAGAAGATATAACTGCTAAAATATTAGAATTAATAAAATAA
- a CDS encoding mechanosensitive ion channel family protein — MEKELEKNIDNITKDITSYIPDNIVEILGSYAFSLVMALLIFIIGKWAVNKIVALLGKVLRKVKGMDETLIKFLENIVYYALMIVVLLTALGKLGVETTSFLAILGAAGLAIGLALKDSLGNFASGVMIIMFKPFKVGDVVTAAGVTGSVSEVGIFNSVFTTPDNQKIIIPNGAITSGSITNINANDTRRVDLVVGIGYEDDIKKTKDVLNDIISSHEKVLLDKGITVAVSELADSSVNFVVRAWVKTPDYWDVKFALTETIKLRFDAEGISIPFPQQDVHHYNKI; from the coding sequence TTGGAAAAAGAATTAGAAAAAAATATTGATAATATCACAAAGGACATAACATCATATATTCCTGATAATATAGTAGAAATATTAGGTAGTTATGCATTTTCATTAGTAATGGCATTACTGATTTTTATTATTGGTAAATGGGCTGTAAACAAAATCGTTGCATTACTTGGAAAAGTGTTAAGAAAAGTAAAAGGTATGGATGAAACTTTAATTAAGTTTTTAGAAAATATCGTTTATTACGCTTTAATGATTGTAGTTTTATTAACGGCTTTAGGAAAATTAGGAGTTGAAACAACATCGTTTTTAGCAATACTTGGAGCTGCTGGTTTAGCTATTGGTCTTGCACTTAAAGATTCTTTAGGAAACTTTGCTTCAGGTGTTATGATTATTATGTTCAAACCTTTTAAAGTAGGTGATGTGGTTACAGCAGCAGGTGTTACAGGAAGTGTTAGTGAAGTTGGAATTTTTAATTCAGTATTTACAACTCCTGATAATCAAAAAATCATAATTCCAAATGGTGCGATTACAAGTGGTTCAATAACAAATATAAATGCTAATGACACAAGAAGAGTAGATTTAGTTGTTGGTATTGGATATGAAGATGATATTAAAAAAACAAAAGATGTTTTAAATGATATTATATCTTCTCATGAAAAAGTTTTACTAGACAAAGGTATTACAGTTGCAGTTTCAGAATTAGCTGATTCTTCTGTAAACTTTGTAGTTAGAGCTTGGGTTAAAACTCCTGATTATTGGGATGTTAAATTTGCTTTAACAGAAACAATAAAATTAAGATTTGATGCGGAAGGTATTTCTATTCCATTCCCACAACAAGATGTACACCACTACAATAAAATTTAA
- a CDS encoding CCA tRNA nucleotidyltransferase yields MYTTTIKFNIPKILEYILNDLQELGARPILVGGCVRDYFLNIPVKDYDVEIFGIDCFDTIENSLKKFGSVKLVGKSFGVLTLRVDNYDFDFALPRREKKVGNSHQDFEIITNANLSFKEAAMRRDFTINAIGYDFFNKEFLDPFDGLSDLKARVIKHIDDNTFIEDSLRVYRAVGFASRFNFKLEEKTKDLCKQIVLEDELKYLPKERVFEEFKKLFLKSIKPSIGFELIYELGILKYFPELKALIGCIQDKEYHPEGDVWIHTMMCLDELARIIKEEKIDDEYKKLYLFYSVLCHDLGKPFCTQEINGKITSHKHEVLGIEPTISFLSKLTNEKKFIDIVCSLVKSHLAPFQLYLAESSLKAIKRLSLKVNIEDLCLVCLADCLGRDIPDKDKCYAATIWLLEKAKELEIHNEPIKALVQGRDLIALGFNPSQKFKEILDFAFDLQLDEHLGKENIIKEILKKY; encoded by the coding sequence ATGTACACCACTACAATAAAATTTAATATTCCCAAAATATTAGAATATATTTTAAATGATTTACAAGAATTAGGAGCTAGACCTATTCTTGTGGGTGGTTGTGTTCGTGATTACTTTTTAAATATTCCTGTAAAAGATTATGATGTTGAAATCTTTGGAATAGACTGCTTTGATACTATAGAAAACTCATTAAAAAAATTTGGTTCTGTTAAACTTGTAGGAAAATCATTTGGTGTATTAACTTTAAGAGTTGATAATTATGATTTTGATTTTGCTCTTCCACGAAGAGAAAAAAAAGTTGGAAATAGCCACCAAGATTTTGAAATTATAACAAATGCAAATCTAAGCTTCAAAGAAGCAGCTATGCGAAGAGATTTTACAATAAACGCAATAGGATATGATTTTTTTAATAAAGAGTTTCTTGATCCTTTTGATGGATTAAGTGATTTAAAAGCAAGAGTGATAAAACATATTGATGATAATACTTTTATTGAAGATTCTTTGAGAGTTTATAGAGCTGTTGGTTTTGCTTCTAGATTTAATTTTAAATTAGAAGAAAAAACAAAAGATCTTTGTAAACAGATAGTTTTAGAAGATGAGTTAAAATATTTACCAAAAGAGAGAGTTTTTGAAGAATTTAAAAAACTTTTTTTAAAATCAATTAAACCTTCAATTGGATTTGAACTTATTTATGAATTAGGAATTCTAAAATATTTTCCTGAGTTAAAAGCACTAATTGGATGTATACAAGATAAAGAATATCATCCTGAAGGTGATGTTTGGATTCATACTATGATGTGTCTTGATGAACTAGCTAGAATAATTAAAGAAGAAAAAATAGATGATGAATACAAAAAACTATATCTATTTTATTCAGTACTCTGTCATGATTTAGGAAAGCCTTTTTGTACACAAGAAATAAATGGTAAAATCACATCTCACAAACATGAAGTTTTAGGAATAGAGCCTACAATATCGTTTTTATCTAAGCTTACAAATGAAAAGAAATTTATAGATATTGTTTGCTCTTTAGTAAAAAGTCATTTAGCGCCTTTTCAATTATATTTGGCAGAATCATCACTAAAAGCTATAAAGAGACTTTCTTTAAAAGTAAATATTGAAGATTTATGTTTAGTTTGTTTGGCTGACTGTTTAGGTCGTGATATTCCCGATAAAGATAAATGTTATGCAGCTACAATTTGGCTTTTAGAAAAAGCAAAAGAGCTTGAAATTCATAATGAACCTATTAAGGCTTTAGTTCAAGGACGTGACTTAATTGCTTTAGGATTTAATCCATCGCAAAAATTTAAAGAAATACTAGATTTTGCTTTTGATTTACAATTAGATGAACATTTAGGAAAAGAAAATATTATAAAAGAAATTCTAAAAAAGTACTAG
- a CDS encoding DUF3015 family protein — MKKIISLIAAIGLTTSMYANDNTGCGLGSLVIKDQSTVMLQVLAATTNGTSGSQTFGITSGTSNCNKPSNFVANDKLNQFVGENMDELALDISAGKGETLSTVAKLMNVENTPEFSAKLQANFSNIYTSENVTSATVIDSIAKYM; from the coding sequence ATGAAAAAAATAATTAGTTTAATCGCAGCAATTGGTTTAACAACATCAATGTATGCAAATGATAATACAGGTTGTGGTTTAGGTTCTCTTGTAATTAAAGATCAAAGTACAGTTATGTTACAAGTATTAGCTGCAACTACAAATGGTACATCAGGAAGCCAAACTTTTGGAATCACAAGTGGAACATCAAATTGTAATAAACCATCTAATTTTGTTGCAAATGACAAATTAAATCAATTTGTTGGTGAAAATATGGATGAACTAGCATTAGATATTTCAGCTGGAAAAGGTGAAACTTTATCAACAGTTGCAAAATTAATGAATGTTGAAAATACTCCTGAGTTCTCTGCAAAATTACAAGCAAACTTCTCAAACATTTATACAAGTGAAAATGTAACTTCAGCTACAGTTATTGATTCAATTGCTAAATATATGTAA